In Janthinobacterium sp. J1-1, a single genomic region encodes these proteins:
- the argJ gene encoding bifunctional glutamate N-acetyltransferase/amino-acid acetyltransferase ArgJ: MAVNSPKPVAADLKAVAGIEIGVAEAGIKKPNRKDLLVLKLAPTATVAGVFTLNRFCAAPVQISKANLAAVTAGAAPIRALLVNTGNANAGTGESGLAAAQDSCAALAELLGCTPQQILPFSTGVILEPLPVQRLVAGLPQAVAALTQDNWFSAAEAIMTTDTQPKAGSRTVTIEGHTVTLTGISKGAGMIKPNMATMLGFLAFDATVAQPVLDQLVKQAADKSFNCITIDGDTSTNDSFMLVATGAGSLVIDSVDAPGYAALAAAVTELSTFLAQAIVRDGEGATKFMTVTVEDGRSMEECRKIAYSIAHSPLVKTAFFASDPNLGRILAAIGYAGVDDLDVSLLNLYLDDVWVAKNGGRNPDYQEQDGQRVMQQSEITIRVKLARGDAAATVWTCDLSHDYVSINADYRS, translated from the coding sequence ATGGCCGTCAATTCTCCCAAGCCCGTCGCCGCCGACCTGAAAGCCGTCGCCGGTATTGAAATCGGTGTTGCCGAAGCCGGCATCAAGAAGCCGAACCGCAAGGATTTGCTGGTATTGAAGCTGGCGCCGACCGCCACCGTGGCCGGCGTGTTTACCTTGAACCGCTTCTGCGCCGCGCCGGTGCAGATCTCGAAAGCCAACCTGGCGGCCGTCACCGCCGGCGCCGCGCCGATCCGCGCGCTGCTGGTCAACACCGGCAATGCCAATGCGGGCACGGGTGAATCGGGCCTGGCCGCCGCCCAGGACAGCTGCGCCGCGCTGGCCGAGTTGCTGGGCTGCACGCCGCAGCAGATCCTGCCGTTTTCCACCGGCGTGATCCTCGAACCCCTGCCGGTACAGCGCCTGGTGGCCGGCCTGCCGCAAGCCGTCGCCGCACTCACGCAAGATAACTGGTTCTCGGCGGCCGAAGCCATCATGACCACCGACACGCAGCCGAAAGCCGGTTCGCGCACGGTCACCATCGAGGGCCATACGGTCACCCTGACCGGCATCAGCAAGGGCGCCGGCATGATCAAGCCGAACATGGCCACCATGCTCGGTTTCCTGGCATTCGACGCCACTGTGGCCCAGCCGGTGCTCGATCAACTGGTCAAGCAGGCGGCCGACAAATCGTTCAACTGCATCACCATCGACGGCGACACGTCCACCAATGACTCCTTCATGCTGGTCGCCACCGGCGCCGGCAGCCTGGTGATCGACTCGGTCGATGCGCCCGGCTACGCCGCACTGGCCGCCGCCGTCACCGAACTGTCGACCTTTCTCGCGCAAGCCATCGTGCGCGACGGCGAAGGCGCGACCAAGTTCATGACCGTGACCGTGGAAGACGGCCGCAGCATGGAAGAGTGCCGCAAGATCGCTTATTCGATCGCCCATTCGCCGCTGGTAAAAACCGCGTTCTTTGCCTCCGACCCGAACCTGGGCCGCATCCTGGCCGCCATCGGTTATGCCGGCGTGGACGACCTGGACGTCAGCCTGCTGAACCTGTACCTGGACGATGTATGGGTGGCCAAGAATGGCGGCCGCAATCCCGACTACCAGGAGCAGGACGGCCAGCGCGTGATGCAGCAAAGCGAAATCACCATCCGCGTGAAACTGGCGCGCGGCGATGCTGCTGCCACCGTCTGGACCTGCGACCTGTCGCATGATTACGTGTCGATCAACGCCGACTACCGTTCATGA